Proteins from a genomic interval of Brachybacterium vulturis:
- a CDS encoding TrkH family potassium uptake protein — protein sequence MLTFGLLQPRTVDRRPRPTRTVFLAFALSAVLGTLLLMHPAASTGAGGAEVMEALFTAVSSLCVTGLIVVDTPVFWTTFGQVVILALIQLGGLGVMTFASVVGIAVVRKLSLRSKLTAAAEVKSFGIEDVRTLVISVVRISLLIEAVAAVILTLRFALTHDETWGRALWLGVFHAVSSFNNAGFALYSDSLMSFRDDPVVLLTTSGATVLGGLGFPVLMQLRKHLGTVRLWTMNTRIVLAATPLLLVLGTVYITALEWTNPATLGGMPPHLRILNGFAMSAQTRTAGFNTIDTGAMDPATWLGMDLLMFIGGGPAGTAGGIKVTTFAVLFFLMLGELRGAGAITVFGKRLSRAVHRQAITVIVMAVGLVAVSTIAIMLMTDFSLDQVLFEVVSAFATVGLSTGMTAGLPVGAQLIIVALMFTGRLGPITVATGLALRRRTLLYDLPKERPIIG from the coding sequence GTGCTCACATTCGGGCTTCTCCAGCCTCGCACCGTCGATCGGCGACCGCGTCCCACGCGGACCGTCTTCCTCGCCTTCGCCCTCAGCGCCGTCCTGGGAACGCTCCTGCTGATGCACCCGGCCGCCTCCACCGGCGCCGGCGGCGCCGAGGTGATGGAGGCGCTGTTCACCGCGGTGTCCTCACTCTGCGTGACCGGGCTGATCGTGGTCGACACCCCCGTCTTCTGGACCACCTTCGGGCAGGTCGTGATCCTCGCGCTGATCCAGCTCGGCGGCCTCGGCGTGATGACCTTCGCCTCCGTGGTGGGGATCGCCGTGGTCCGCAAGCTGTCCCTGCGCTCGAAGCTCACCGCCGCCGCGGAGGTCAAGAGCTTCGGCATCGAGGACGTACGCACCCTCGTGATCAGCGTGGTGCGGATCTCGCTGCTCATCGAGGCGGTCGCGGCGGTGATCCTCACGCTGCGCTTCGCCCTGACCCACGACGAGACCTGGGGGCGGGCGCTGTGGCTCGGTGTCTTCCACGCCGTGTCCTCGTTCAACAACGCCGGTTTCGCGCTCTACAGCGACAGTCTCATGTCCTTCCGGGACGACCCCGTGGTGCTTCTGACCACGAGCGGCGCGACGGTGCTCGGCGGGCTCGGGTTCCCCGTGCTCATGCAGCTGAGGAAGCACCTGGGCACCGTGCGTCTGTGGACCATGAACACCCGGATAGTGCTCGCGGCGACGCCGCTGCTGCTCGTCCTCGGCACCGTCTACATCACCGCGCTCGAGTGGACCAATCCGGCGACCCTCGGCGGGATGCCTCCTCACCTGCGGATCCTCAACGGCTTCGCGATGTCCGCCCAGACCCGCACCGCGGGCTTCAACACCATCGACACCGGCGCGATGGATCCCGCCACCTGGCTGGGCATGGACCTGCTGATGTTCATCGGCGGCGGCCCCGCCGGCACTGCGGGCGGCATCAAGGTCACCACTTTCGCCGTGCTGTTCTTCCTCATGCTCGGCGAGCTGCGCGGCGCCGGGGCCATCACCGTCTTCGGCAAGCGGCTCTCCCGGGCGGTGCACCGTCAGGCGATCACCGTGATCGTGATGGCCGTCGGCCTCGTCGCCGTCTCCACGATCGCGATCATGCTCATGACCGACTTCTCCCTCGACCAGGTCCTGTTCGAGGTGGTCTCGGCCTTCGCGACCGTGGGCCTGTCCACCGGGATGACCGCGGGCCTCCCCGTCGGCGCGCAGCTGATCATCGTGGCGCTCATGTTCACCGGACGGCTGGGCCCGATCACGGTCGCCACCGGCCTGGCTCTGCGCCGCCGCACGCTCCTCTACGACCTCCCCAAGGAAAGGCCGATCATTGGCTAA
- a CDS encoding potassium channel family protein yields MAKHRLFRTGLSAGPTSDRSVAVIGLGRFGQSLALELMDEGAEVLGIDVREDTVQALNGRITHAVVADATYEDVMRQLSIPEFERVVIAIGSDIQSSILVTSLLLRFGVQKIWAKAVSDPHGLILEQLGIPHVIYPEKDMGRRVAHLVLGSMQDFIEIDTDFAMVKTALGAEHAGTRLGDSGIRRRYGVTVTSVKPVGGTWQSATQDTVLQEGDTILVTGPIRQADRFSRAMS; encoded by the coding sequence TTGGCTAAGCACAGACTCTTCCGCACAGGTCTCTCCGCCGGCCCGACCTCCGACAGATCGGTCGCGGTCATCGGCCTGGGCCGCTTCGGGCAGTCCCTCGCCCTCGAGCTCATGGACGAGGGCGCGGAGGTGCTCGGCATCGACGTGCGCGAGGACACCGTCCAGGCGCTCAACGGCCGGATCACCCACGCGGTCGTCGCCGACGCCACCTACGAGGACGTGATGCGCCAGCTCTCGATCCCCGAGTTCGAGCGCGTGGTCATCGCGATCGGCAGCGACATCCAGTCCAGCATCCTGGTCACCTCGCTGCTGCTGCGCTTCGGTGTGCAGAAGATCTGGGCGAAGGCCGTCAGCGACCCCCACGGACTGATCCTCGAGCAGCTGGGCATCCCGCACGTGATCTACCCGGAGAAGGACATGGGCCGACGGGTCGCCCACCTCGTGCTGGGCAGCATGCAGGACTTCATCGAGATCGACACCGACTTCGCGATGGTGAAGACCGCGCTGGGCGCCGAGCACGCCGGGACCCGGCTCGGTGACAGCGGCATCCGCCGACGCTACGGCGTCACCGTCACCTCCGTGAAACCGGTCGGTGGCACCTGGCAGAGCGCCACCCAGGACACGGTGCTGCAGGAGGGGGACACCATCCTGGTCACCGGCCCCATCCGGCAAGCGGACCGGTTCAGCCGCGCGATGTCCTGA
- a CDS encoding PIN domain-containing protein yields MTARVPSAVILDTNVLFELARPRPEPTVVTALQRISDRSYISVISLAELRLGVEFLEEGRRRSELLHHVRSVQDAYQSRTLPLAATVVENYAVNVALLRRRGISISVNDAYIAATAVTHDAVLFTRNLRDFQGYPGLEAISPWPSPHPDTPGA; encoded by the coding sequence GTGACCGCGCGGGTCCCCTCGGCAGTCATCCTGGACACGAACGTGCTCTTCGAACTTGCCCGCCCGCGCCCGGAGCCGACGGTCGTCACCGCGCTGCAGCGGATCAGCGACCGCTCCTATATCTCAGTCATCTCCCTCGCCGAGCTGCGGCTCGGGGTGGAGTTCCTGGAGGAGGGTCGACGGCGCAGCGAGCTGCTCCATCACGTCCGTTCCGTACAGGACGCCTACCAGAGCCGAACACTCCCCCTCGCCGCGACCGTGGTGGAGAACTACGCCGTCAACGTGGCGCTCCTCCGACGCCGCGGCATCAGCATCTCCGTGAACGATGCGTACATCGCCGCGACCGCAGTCACCCACGACGCAGTGCTCTTCACCCGGAACCTCAGGGATTTCCAGGGGTACCCCGGCCTCGAGGCGATCAGCCCGTGGCCGTCTCCCCACCCTGACACCCCCGGGGCCTGA
- a CDS encoding FitA-like ribbon-helix-helix domain-containing protein — MAQLLVRDLDDNVRQWLRERGARNGRSMEAEARDVLTRARRTDVEDPIGRILTSMQGRGVKPVDVPDQKDHDAASFS, encoded by the coding sequence ATGGCTCAGCTGCTGGTCAGAGATCTCGATGACAACGTCCGCCAATGGCTCCGCGAACGCGGCGCGCGGAACGGCCGCTCGATGGAAGCCGAGGCCAGGGACGTGCTCACCCGGGCGCGTCGCACCGATGTCGAGGACCCGATCGGCAGGATTCTCACGTCGATGCAGGGGCGAGGGGTCAAGCCGGTTGACGTCCCCGACCAGAAGGACCACGACGCCGCCTCGTTCTCGTGA
- a CDS encoding ABC transporter ATP-binding protein: protein MLWTLLRRHVRPYLPLVAAVIVLQLATILATLYLPSLNADIIDNGVATGDTDYIWRVGGVMLVVAMAQVVTAIASVWCGARVSMGMGRDIRRAIFTRVDRFSTEEMGRYGAPTLITRATNDVQQVQMLALMTLNFMVMVPIMSIGGIVMAIREDPGLSWLVWVAVPLLMLIVGLLVTKLMPLFQRMQDNIDSINSVMREQIMGIRVVRAFVRERHETARFETANATLTDTSVRIGRLFVIMGPAITVVLHLATAAVLWFGGHRVDAGLMQVGALTAFMQYLLLILMAVMMGTFMMMMFPRAIISARRIQEVLETVPTLAEPAQPVVLGAAGGGAEIEFRDVTFAYPGAEAPVLDGVTFTAEAGRTTAIIGSTGAGKTTLVSLIPRLHDASSGQVLLDGVPVTDLARATISETVGLVPQKPYLFSGTIAHNLRFGDPAADDERLWHALDVAQGTEFVADRTTGEGEAAAIGLESTVSQGGTNVSGGQRQRLCIARTLVAAPRVYVFDDSFSALDVTTDALVREGLDRHTHGATTIIVAQRISTITGADQILVLEEGRIVGRGTHEQLLERSQTYREIVDSQITVEEAV, encoded by the coding sequence ATGCTCTGGACCCTCCTCCGACGCCACGTCCGGCCGTACCTGCCGCTCGTGGCCGCCGTGATCGTGCTCCAGCTCGCGACCATCCTCGCGACCCTCTACCTGCCCAGCCTCAACGCCGACATCATCGACAACGGCGTGGCCACGGGCGACACCGACTACATCTGGCGCGTCGGCGGCGTCATGCTGGTCGTCGCGATGGCGCAGGTGGTCACCGCGATCGCCTCGGTCTGGTGCGGTGCCCGGGTCTCGATGGGGATGGGCCGGGACATCCGCCGCGCGATCTTCACCCGGGTGGACCGCTTCTCCACCGAGGAGATGGGCCGCTACGGCGCTCCCACCCTGATCACGCGCGCCACCAATGACGTTCAGCAGGTGCAGATGCTGGCGCTCATGACGCTGAACTTCATGGTCATGGTGCCGATCATGTCCATCGGCGGGATCGTCATGGCGATCCGGGAGGACCCGGGGCTGTCCTGGCTGGTGTGGGTGGCGGTGCCGCTGCTGATGCTCATCGTGGGTCTGCTGGTCACCAAGCTGATGCCGCTGTTCCAGCGGATGCAGGACAATATCGACTCCATCAACTCCGTGATGCGCGAGCAGATCATGGGCATCCGCGTGGTGCGCGCCTTCGTGCGCGAGCGGCACGAGACCGCCCGCTTCGAGACCGCCAACGCCACCTTGACCGACACCTCGGTGCGGATCGGCCGGCTGTTCGTGATCATGGGCCCGGCCATCACCGTGGTGCTGCACCTGGCCACCGCCGCCGTGCTCTGGTTCGGCGGCCACCGGGTCGACGCCGGACTGATGCAGGTGGGCGCGCTGACCGCGTTCATGCAGTACCTGCTGCTGATCCTGATGGCGGTCATGATGGGCACCTTCATGATGATGATGTTCCCGCGCGCGATCATCAGCGCCCGCCGCATCCAGGAGGTCCTCGAGACCGTCCCCACCCTCGCCGAACCCGCGCAGCCGGTCGTCCTCGGAGCGGCCGGCGGCGGTGCGGAGATCGAGTTCCGCGATGTCACCTTCGCCTACCCCGGCGCCGAGGCCCCGGTGCTCGACGGCGTCACCTTCACCGCCGAGGCCGGCAGGACCACCGCCATCATCGGCTCCACCGGCGCCGGCAAGACCACCCTGGTCAGCCTCATCCCGCGCCTGCACGACGCGAGCAGCGGCCAGGTGCTGCTCGACGGCGTCCCGGTCACCGACCTCGCCCGCGCCACCATCTCGGAGACCGTCGGCCTGGTGCCGCAGAAGCCCTACCTGTTCTCCGGCACCATCGCCCACAACCTCCGCTTCGGCGACCCGGCGGCCGACGACGAGCGGCTGTGGCACGCGCTGGACGTCGCCCAGGGCACCGAGTTCGTCGCCGACCGCACCACCGGTGAGGGGGAGGCGGCGGCGATCGGGCTCGAGTCGACCGTCTCCCAGGGCGGCACCAACGTCTCCGGCGGGCAGCGCCAGCGCCTGTGCATCGCCCGCACCCTGGTCGCCGCGCCGCGGGTGTACGTCTTCGACGACTCCTTCTCCGCGCTGGACGTCACCACCGATGCGCTGGTCCGCGAGGGCCTGGACCGCCACACCCACGGCGCGACCACGATCATCGTCGCCCAGCGCATCTCCACCATCACCGGCGCCGATCAGATCCTGGTGCTCGAGGAGGGGAGGATCGTGGGCCGCGGCACCCACGAGCAGCTGCTGGAGCGCTCGCAGACCTACCGGGAGATCGTCGACTCCCAGATCACCGTGGAGGAGGCCGTATGA
- a CDS encoding ABC transporter ATP-binding protein, which yields MSARKKSGRSQEATAKAAGPTTGKAGGPAAELTEAEILEMQDSMSNEWGESAPRKAKAFWPSALRLASTFGDHKLGLAIVLAFGLVSTVLSVWAPLILGDAMDVIFDGFLSGEGIAFDALGRLLLMVLGMYVIAALFDWLQGRLLNDVVMRIVYVLREKIEAKVNRLPLSYFDTRQRGDLLSRTTNDVDNVQTALQQAFASLVYAVLTLVGITVMMFWLSWQLALIALIALPISAVAIGLIGSRSQKLFTAQWRHTGRLNGHVEESFTGHDLVTVFDRQDAMREQFDERNEELWEASFKAQFYSGMIMPIMQWVTYLGYVGIAVVGGLRIASGQMSLGQVTAFIQYSREFNAPLGEVAGMANMLISGVASAERIFELLDAEEQQADGEITAGAEGARRIERAELTGPTRGRIEFDHVAFSYTPEKPLITDLSLTAEPGQTIAIVGPTGAGKTTLVNLIMRFYEIDAGQIRLDGVDIRALDRGAVRSCVGMVLQDAVLFGGTIRENIRYGRLDASDDEVVAAATATFVDRFVHTLPEGYDTVIEDEGANVSAGERQLITIARAFLADPALLILDEATSSVDTRTEVLVQEAMAALRTDRTSFVIAHRLSTIRDADVILVMEHGDIVEQGSHDQLLEAEGAYHRLYWSQFAAGTDPDEDEAVLERSLTVTGEIAAVAEESTATEA from the coding sequence ATGAGCGCGCGGAAGAAGAGCGGCCGCTCGCAGGAGGCGACCGCGAAGGCCGCCGGCCCGACCACCGGCAAGGCCGGCGGTCCCGCGGCCGAGCTGACCGAGGCCGAGATCCTGGAGATGCAGGACTCGATGAGCAACGAATGGGGCGAGTCCGCGCCGCGGAAGGCCAAGGCCTTCTGGCCCTCGGCGCTGCGCCTGGCGAGCACCTTCGGCGACCACAAGCTGGGCCTGGCCATCGTGCTCGCCTTCGGGCTGGTCTCCACCGTGCTCTCGGTGTGGGCGCCGCTGATCCTCGGCGACGCGATGGACGTCATCTTCGACGGCTTCCTCAGCGGGGAGGGGATCGCCTTCGACGCGCTCGGCCGCCTGCTGCTGATGGTGCTGGGCATGTACGTGATCGCGGCGCTGTTCGACTGGCTGCAGGGCCGGCTGCTGAACGACGTGGTCATGCGCATCGTCTACGTGCTGCGCGAGAAGATCGAGGCGAAGGTCAACCGGCTGCCGCTGAGCTATTTCGACACCCGCCAGCGCGGTGACCTGCTCTCCCGCACCACCAACGACGTCGACAACGTCCAGACCGCCCTCCAGCAGGCCTTCGCCTCGCTGGTCTACGCGGTGCTGACCCTCGTGGGCATCACCGTGATGATGTTCTGGCTGTCCTGGCAGCTGGCCCTGATCGCCCTGATCGCGCTGCCGATCTCCGCCGTCGCCATCGGCCTGATCGGCTCGAGGTCCCAGAAGCTGTTCACCGCGCAGTGGCGGCACACCGGGCGGCTGAACGGGCACGTCGAGGAGTCCTTCACCGGCCACGACCTGGTCACCGTCTTCGACCGTCAGGACGCGATGCGCGAGCAGTTCGATGAGCGCAACGAGGAGCTGTGGGAGGCCTCGTTCAAGGCCCAGTTCTACTCCGGCATGATCATGCCGATCATGCAGTGGGTGACCTATCTGGGCTACGTCGGCATCGCCGTGGTCGGCGGTCTGCGGATCGCGAGCGGACAGATGTCGCTGGGCCAGGTCACCGCCTTCATCCAGTACTCCCGCGAGTTCAACGCACCGCTGGGAGAGGTGGCCGGGATGGCGAACATGCTCATCTCCGGCGTGGCCTCGGCGGAGCGGATCTTCGAGCTGCTGGATGCCGAGGAGCAACAGGCCGATGGCGAGATCACCGCGGGCGCCGAGGGCGCACGCCGGATCGAGCGCGCCGAGCTCACCGGCCCCACCCGCGGCCGGATCGAGTTCGACCATGTCGCCTTCTCCTACACCCCGGAGAAGCCGCTGATCACCGACCTGTCGCTGACCGCAGAGCCGGGGCAGACCATCGCCATCGTGGGCCCCACCGGCGCCGGCAAGACCACTCTGGTCAACCTCATCATGCGGTTCTACGAGATCGACGCCGGGCAGATCCGCCTGGACGGCGTGGACATCCGTGCGCTGGACCGCGGGGCGGTGCGTTCGTGCGTGGGCATGGTGCTGCAGGACGCGGTGCTGTTCGGCGGCACCATCCGGGAGAACATCCGCTACGGCCGGCTCGATGCGAGCGACGACGAGGTGGTCGCCGCCGCGACCGCCACCTTCGTGGACCGCTTCGTGCACACCCTGCCCGAGGGCTACGACACCGTCATCGAGGACGAGGGCGCGAACGTCTCCGCCGGCGAGCGGCAGCTGATCACCATCGCCCGCGCCTTCCTCGCCGACCCGGCGCTGCTGATCCTCGACGAGGCCACCTCCTCCGTGGACACCCGCACCGAGGTGCTGGTGCAGGAGGCGATGGCCGCGCTGCGCACCGACCGCACCAGCTTCGTCATCGCCCACCGCCTCTCCACCATCCGCGATGCGGACGTGATCCTGGTGATGGAGCACGGCGACATCGTCGAGCAGGGCTCCCACGACCAGCTGCTCGAGGCCGAGGGCGCCTACCACCGCCTGTACTGGTCGCAGTTCGCCGCGGGCACCGACCCCGATGAGGACGAGGCGGTGCTCGAGAGATCGCTGACCGTCACCGGCGAGATCGCGGCCGTGGCCGAGGAGAGCACGGCGACCGAGGCGTAG
- a CDS encoding FAD-dependent monooxygenase gives MDVTIIGGGIAGLALAHELAPDHAVTVLESSPGPRGGGFMIDFFGPGFLAAERMGIIEELRSRGHAFDGVRYGTPDGKESGRIDVGPLVAAAGGRYFSILRPEVELGLLAVLPQSVELRCSARVTAVRDPALEDAGASGRAAVDLADGNTLETDLIVACDGVRSVARELVAPGHGPIVPMGYRVASYLYDDPELAAELGERMLMTDTVGRVGWAYAADDSRVGVMLAERVRAAGTKRPTPDRERLQREFAGLHPQVDRALVHAPESFYDDLVAQAIAPRWSRGRIVLAGDAAHAPSLLAGQGTSVAIAGAEALARSLRATGPYVQAGLAEYERRWRPTAEKVQRSGRRSAAFFTPSSPAQLRGQQIARRVVGLPGVSRLVTRSFIAP, from the coding sequence ATGGACGTCACGATCATCGGCGGCGGCATCGCCGGCCTCGCCCTCGCCCACGAGCTCGCCCCCGACCACGCCGTCACCGTGCTGGAGTCCTCACCGGGCCCCCGCGGCGGTGGCTTCATGATCGACTTCTTCGGCCCCGGCTTCCTCGCCGCCGAGCGGATGGGCATCATCGAGGAGCTCCGCTCGCGGGGGCATGCCTTCGACGGGGTGCGCTACGGGACCCCCGACGGGAAGGAATCCGGACGCATCGACGTGGGCCCGCTGGTCGCGGCCGCGGGCGGCCGCTACTTCTCGATCCTGCGTCCCGAGGTGGAGCTGGGGCTGCTGGCGGTGCTGCCTCAGTCGGTGGAGCTGCGCTGCTCGGCACGGGTGACGGCGGTCCGTGACCCTGCGCTCGAGGACGCCGGCGCGTCCGGCCGCGCCGCGGTCGACCTCGCCGACGGCAACACGCTCGAGACCGACCTGATCGTCGCCTGCGACGGGGTGCGCTCCGTGGCGCGGGAGCTGGTCGCCCCGGGGCACGGCCCGATCGTGCCGATGGGCTACCGGGTGGCGAGCTACCTGTACGACGATCCGGAGCTCGCCGCCGAGCTGGGGGAGCGGATGCTGATGACCGACACCGTCGGCCGTGTGGGCTGGGCGTACGCGGCCGACGACTCCCGGGTCGGCGTGATGCTCGCCGAGCGGGTGCGGGCCGCGGGCACCAAGCGGCCCACCCCCGACCGGGAGCGGCTGCAGCGGGAGTTCGCCGGGCTGCATCCGCAGGTGGATCGGGCCCTCGTCCACGCCCCGGAGAGCTTCTACGACGACCTGGTCGCCCAGGCGATCGCGCCGCGATGGAGCCGTGGCCGCATCGTGCTGGCCGGCGACGCCGCCCACGCTCCCTCGCTGCTGGCCGGGCAGGGCACCTCGGTCGCGATCGCCGGCGCCGAAGCGCTGGCCAGGAGCCTGCGCGCGACCGGACCGTATGTCCAGGCGGGACTCGCCGAGTACGAGCGCCGCTGGCGGCCGACGGCGGAGAAGGTGCAGCGCTCCGGTCGGCGCAGCGCCGCCTTCTTCACCCCGTCCAGTCCCGCGCAGCTGCGCGGGCAGCAGATCGCCCGGCGTGTGGTGGGCCTGCCCGGCGTGAGCCGCCTGGTGACGCGGAGCTTCATCGCCCCCTGA
- a CDS encoding NAD-dependent succinate-semialdehyde dehydrogenase translates to MAGYTTTNPTTGRTDKEFTTLGSTEMERVLAQSHAEFDRWRATAAQERAAILERVADAYKNRSRELAELIAVEMGKPLAQALGEVKLAGSIYRWYATHGPELLQPEQLDPQGAQESLVQTEPIGPLVGVMPWNYPYYQVARFVAPNLMAGNTIILKHAEICAGSSEVMAEILHEAGVPQGAYANVFASHEQIADMIADPRVRGVSLTGSERAGAAVAENAGKHLKKSVLELGGSDPLIVLDDADLEQVARTVATARLSNAGQACNSPKRIFVPAASLEAFVATVVAAFEDATIGDPLDESVDVGPLSSVGARDTVVEQVSTAVRQGATLHTGGQPLERDGAFMQPAVLTGVTPEMDAYTEEIFGPVAVIHGVASEEEAVELANDVPFGLSGSVWGTDLERAKDVADRLDVGMAYVNEHGTTRAGLPFGGVKRSGFGRELGRWGMGEFVNTRLRRTSAS, encoded by the coding sequence ATGGCTGGATACACGACGACCAACCCGACCACGGGACGGACCGACAAGGAATTCACCACCCTCGGCAGCACGGAGATGGAGCGCGTGCTCGCTCAGTCCCATGCCGAGTTCGACCGGTGGCGCGCCACCGCGGCGCAGGAGCGCGCCGCGATCCTGGAACGGGTCGCCGACGCCTACAAGAACCGCTCCCGGGAGCTGGCAGAGCTGATCGCCGTCGAGATGGGCAAGCCGCTGGCGCAGGCCCTCGGCGAGGTGAAGCTGGCCGGGTCGATCTACCGCTGGTACGCCACCCACGGACCGGAGCTGCTGCAGCCCGAACAGCTGGATCCGCAGGGTGCGCAGGAGTCGCTGGTGCAGACCGAGCCGATCGGCCCGCTGGTCGGAGTGATGCCCTGGAACTACCCGTACTACCAGGTGGCGCGCTTCGTCGCCCCGAACCTGATGGCAGGCAACACGATCATCCTCAAGCACGCGGAGATCTGCGCCGGCTCCTCGGAGGTCATGGCGGAGATCCTGCACGAGGCGGGGGTCCCACAGGGTGCCTACGCCAACGTCTTCGCCTCCCACGAGCAGATCGCCGACATGATCGCCGATCCCCGGGTGCGCGGGGTGTCCCTCACCGGCAGCGAGAGGGCCGGGGCAGCGGTCGCGGAGAATGCCGGCAAGCACCTGAAGAAGTCGGTGCTGGAGCTCGGCGGGTCCGATCCGCTGATCGTGCTCGACGATGCGGACCTCGAGCAGGTCGCTCGGACCGTCGCCACCGCGCGGCTGTCGAACGCGGGGCAGGCCTGCAACTCACCGAAGCGGATCTTCGTGCCTGCGGCGAGCCTCGAGGCGTTCGTCGCGACCGTCGTCGCGGCCTTCGAGGACGCGACTATCGGAGATCCGCTGGACGAGAGCGTCGACGTCGGCCCCCTCTCGTCGGTCGGTGCCCGGGACACGGTCGTCGAGCAGGTCTCGACCGCTGTGCGCCAGGGCGCGACGCTCCATACGGGCGGACAGCCCCTCGAGCGCGACGGCGCCTTCATGCAGCCCGCGGTGCTCACCGGCGTCACGCCGGAGATGGACGCCTACACGGAGGAGATCTTCGGGCCGGTCGCCGTGATCCACGGGGTCGCCTCGGAGGAGGAGGCCGTCGAGCTCGCCAACGACGTCCCGTTCGGTCTGAGCGGCTCCGTCTGGGGCACCGATCTCGAGCGCGCGAAGGACGTCGCCGACCGTCTCGACGTCGGGATGGCCTACGTCAACGAGCACGGGACGACGCGGGCCGGCCTGCCCTTCGGCGGCGTGAAGCGCTCCGGTTTCGGGCGGGAGCTGGGCCGCTGGGGCATGGGCGAATTCGTCAACACCCGGCTGCGCCGCACGTCGGCCAGCTGA
- a CDS encoding DUF779 domain-containing protein, giving the protein MSTSSTARAPGRTGPGPQPGRPPAPGLPEPTAGDDILEMEPTVEGEDFSRVAFTGAALTQIQRLIDRNGPLMFHQSGGCCDGSSPMCFPEGDFLTGDADVKMGHVQVPLPDGGTSPLDFWMSREQFAYWRHTHLTIDLVDGRGGGFSLESTDGKRFLTRSRMLTD; this is encoded by the coding sequence ATGAGCACGTCCTCCACCGCCCGGGCCCCGGGCCGCACCGGTCCCGGCCCTCAGCCCGGCCGGCCCCCGGCCCCTGGCCTGCCGGAGCCCACCGCGGGTGATGACATCCTCGAGATGGAGCCGACGGTCGAGGGTGAGGACTTCTCCCGCGTCGCCTTCACCGGTGCCGCACTCACGCAGATCCAGCGCCTCATCGACCGCAACGGACCGCTGATGTTCCACCAGTCCGGCGGCTGCTGCGACGGCTCCTCCCCCATGTGCTTCCCCGAGGGGGACTTCCTCACCGGCGATGCGGACGTGAAGATGGGCCATGTCCAGGTGCCGCTGCCGGACGGCGGCACCTCACCGCTGGACTTCTGGATGAGCCGCGAGCAGTTCGCCTACTGGCGCCACACGCACCTCACGATCGACCTGGTCGACGGGCGCGGCGGCGGGTTCAGCCTCGAATCGACCGACGGGAAGCGATTCCTGACCCGCTCGCGGATGCTCACGGACTGA
- a CDS encoding aldo/keto reductase family protein gives MEHRHLGRSGLKISEIIYGNWLTHASQVEDDRARACVRAALDAGISTFDTADTYANTAAEVVLGEALKGERRESLEIFTKVYFPTGPKGHNDTGLSRKHIRESIDASLTRLQTDYVDLYQAHRYDYATPLEETMQAFADVVHSGKALYIGVSEWNADQLRAGHQLAREHGIQLISNQPQYSMLWRVIEERVVPTSRELGISQIVWSPVAQGILTGKYKPGAEAPEGSRARDEKGGADMIKRFLNDEVLTAVQGLAPIAEELDLTPAQLAVAWVLSNDNVAGAIIGASRPEQVTENVKAAGVTLEAEVKARLDEVLGEIPETDPAKTLSPAQRLA, from the coding sequence ATGGAACATCGTCACCTCGGCCGCTCCGGCCTCAAGATCAGCGAGATCATCTACGGCAACTGGCTCACCCATGCCTCCCAGGTCGAGGACGACCGCGCCCGCGCCTGCGTGCGCGCCGCCCTCGATGCCGGCATCTCGACCTTCGACACCGCCGACACCTATGCCAACACCGCCGCCGAGGTCGTCCTCGGCGAGGCGCTGAAGGGCGAGCGTCGTGAGTCGCTCGAGATCTTCACCAAGGTCTACTTCCCCACCGGTCCCAAGGGGCACAACGACACCGGCCTGTCCCGCAAGCACATCCGCGAGTCGATCGACGCCTCGCTGACGCGCCTGCAGACCGACTACGTCGACCTCTACCAGGCCCACCGCTACGACTACGCGACCCCGCTCGAGGAGACGATGCAGGCGTTCGCCGACGTCGTCCACTCCGGCAAGGCGCTGTACATCGGGGTCTCCGAATGGAACGCCGACCAGCTGCGCGCCGGCCACCAGCTGGCCCGCGAGCACGGCATCCAGCTGATCTCCAACCAGCCCCAGTACTCGATGCTGTGGCGCGTGATCGAGGAGCGCGTGGTCCCCACCTCCCGCGAGCTGGGCATCTCCCAGATCGTGTGGTCGCCGGTGGCCCAGGGAATCCTCACCGGCAAGTACAAGCCCGGCGCTGAGGCGCCCGAGGGCTCCCGCGCCCGCGACGAGAAGGGCGGCGCGGACATGATCAAGCGCTTCCTGAACGACGAGGTGCTCACCGCCGTGCAGGGCCTGGCCCCGATCGCCGAGGAGCTGGACCTCACCCCGGCGCAGCTCGCCGTGGCCTGGGTGCTCAGCAACGACAACGTGGCCGGCGCGATCATCGGCGCCTCCCGCCCCGAGCAGGTCACCGAGAACGTCAAGGCCGCCGGCGTGACGCTCGAGGCCGAGGTCAAGGCCCGCCTCGACGAGGTCCTCGGCGAGATCCCCGAGACGGACCCCGCCAAGACCCTCTCCCCGGCGCAGCGCCTGGCCTGA